From Betaproteobacteria bacterium, a single genomic window includes:
- a CDS encoding AbrB/MazE/SpoVT family DNA-binding domain-containing protein: MKIKITTVGNSAGIVLPKELLARLRVGKGDELYATELSDGIKLSPFDPKLAEQMEVAERIMRKDRNVLRKLAK, translated from the coding sequence ATGAAGATCAAGATCACGACCGTAGGCAATTCCGCGGGAATTGTCCTGCCAAAAGAGCTGCTTGCGCGGCTGCGCGTCGGCAAGGGCGACGAGCTTTATGCGACCGAGCTGTCCGACGGCATCAAGCTGAGCCCGTTCGATCCGAAGCTCGCGGAGCAGATGGAGGTTGCGGAGCGCATCATGCGCAAGGACCGCAACGTACTCCGCAAACTGGCCAAGTAG
- a CDS encoding type II toxin-antitoxin system death-on-curing family toxin, producing MTVWLQKDLLLAIHARQVAEHGGSHGIRDEALLESALARPQQRAAYGDPEPDLANLAAALAYGLARNHAFVDGNKRTAHVAYRTFLVLNGADVVAADEEKYVAMMALAEGKHSEREFAAWLRERLQSPTRHKAHEPAATYQAKSRGQREAAARRRSAR from the coding sequence ATGACCGTCTGGTTGCAGAAAGATCTGCTGCTGGCGATCCACGCCCGGCAAGTCGCGGAGCACGGCGGGAGCCACGGGATACGCGACGAAGCACTTCTCGAATCGGCGCTTGCTCGACCGCAGCAACGGGCCGCATACGGAGACCCTGAACCGGATCTCGCGAATCTGGCTGCAGCGCTTGCATACGGGCTGGCACGCAACCACGCGTTCGTCGATGGCAACAAGCGTACGGCGCACGTTGCCTATCGGACGTTTCTCGTCCTCAACGGAGCCGATGTCGTCGCGGCCGACGAAGAGAAATACGTCGCCATGATGGCGCTTGCCGAAGGCAAGCACTCCGAGCGGGAGTTTGCGGCCTGGCTGCGAGAACGCCTGCAGTCTCCGACCCGGCACAAGGCTCATGAGCCGGCAGCGACGTACCAAGCCAAGAGCAGAGGACAGCGCGAAGCGGCGGCTCGAAGACGCTCCGCGCGTTGA
- a CDS encoding DUF1501 domain-containing protein: protein MDRREFVRTLGALPLALSLPAYGDAPASTYRQLLVLIELKGGNDGLNTLVPYADENYYALRPRLAIARDQVLQLDERSGLHPALKPLLPLWQSGELAIVQGIGYPGPNLSHFRSIEIWDTASKSDQYLDEGWLSRTFRQAPAPREFAADGVVVGGHDLGPLAGSTARVIALASTERFLRQARLATPAEHASNAALRHILRVERDIVQAAARFDTGHAFQTQFPRTGFGNGVRTAAQVIAARAGVAAVKLSLNGFDTHSNQAGVHARLLQTFADGMAALKQALVELGRWDDALVMTYAEFGRRPRQNASGGTDHGTASVHFLAGGRVSGGLYGAAPALDRLDGTGNLPFAVDFRELYATVLERWWGIDSYGPLGGRFRPLDVIRT, encoded by the coding sequence ATGGATAGACGCGAATTCGTAAGAACGCTCGGCGCATTACCGCTCGCGCTCTCGTTGCCGGCTTACGGGGATGCGCCGGCTTCGACGTATCGGCAGCTGCTGGTGCTGATCGAGCTCAAAGGCGGCAACGACGGACTCAATACGCTCGTGCCGTACGCCGACGAGAACTACTATGCGCTGCGCCCGCGCTTGGCCATCGCGCGCGACCAGGTACTGCAGCTCGACGAGCGCAGCGGCTTGCATCCCGCGCTGAAGCCGCTGCTGCCGTTGTGGCAATCCGGCGAGCTCGCGATCGTGCAGGGGATCGGCTATCCCGGGCCGAACCTGTCGCACTTCCGCTCGATCGAGATCTGGGACACGGCGTCGAAGTCCGACCAGTATCTCGACGAAGGCTGGTTGAGCCGCACGTTCCGGCAAGCGCCCGCGCCGCGCGAGTTCGCGGCTGACGGCGTGGTGGTCGGCGGCCACGACCTCGGCCCTCTCGCAGGTTCGACCGCGCGCGTGATTGCGCTGGCAAGCACCGAGCGGTTCCTGCGCCAGGCGCGGCTCGCGACGCCCGCCGAGCATGCGAGCAACGCCGCACTTCGTCACATCCTGCGGGTGGAGCGCGATATCGTGCAGGCGGCGGCGCGTTTCGACACCGGTCATGCGTTTCAAACGCAATTCCCGCGCACCGGATTCGGCAATGGCGTTCGCACCGCAGCCCAGGTCATTGCGGCGCGCGCGGGCGTTGCGGCGGTCAAGCTTTCGCTCAACGGGTTCGATACGCACAGCAACCAGGCCGGCGTGCACGCACGGCTGCTGCAGACGTTCGCCGATGGCATGGCGGCGCTGAAGCAGGCGCTGGTCGAGCTGGGTCGCTGGGACGACGCGCTCGTGATGACCTATGCCGAGTTCGGACGCCGGCCGCGGCAGAACGCAAGCGGCGGCACCGATCACGGGACTGCCTCCGTGCATTTCCTCGCCGGCGGCCGCGTCAGCGGCGGACTGTATGGCGCGGCGCCTGCGCTCGACCGGCTGGACGGAACCGGCAATCTGCCATTCGCCGTCGATTTCCGCGAGCTCTATGCCACCGTGCTCGAGCGCTGGTGGGGCATCGATTCGTATGGACCGCTCGGGGGGAGATTTCGGCCGCTGGATGTGATTCGCACTTGA
- a CDS encoding DUF1800 family protein, whose translation MVSRLGQIAMAVIGMLLAIAASAQPSMPMGPEEARHLLLRTSFHAAPGEVRALAGLTRSEAVDWLLDSARTAPSTHPSPELDRWTPRSELRAMSPQDRRARLRHTIEQGQALRGWWFGEMLATPSSFTERMTLFWHNHFVSSLRKVRPTRLMYRQNLLLRRHALGSFRDMLHAVARDPAMILYLDNASNRKGKPNENFAREVMELFTLGEGNYSEQDVKEAARAFTGWGIDGETGAFRFRPALHDGGVKTILGRSGAFDGDEVLDILLAQPQTAESIVRKLWREFVSPDPDPDEIRRLADIFRRTGYDVRAAMRALLTSEAFFAEANRATLVKSPVELLVGTLRQFRFDVGDVYPFVVISRQLGQDLMAPPNVKGWPGGEAWINAGTLLARKQIMERLFRNGERSPSAATATPAAMAGNSMAGNSMTGNAMAGNAMAGNAMAGNAMAGNANAMAAPAPTRYQKAMRSVRFDPARWASQLERGTVDEIEAAMLPARPLNPVTRAPDQLALVRQLALDPVYQLK comes from the coding sequence ATGGTGAGCAGGCTCGGGCAGATCGCGATGGCCGTCATCGGCATGCTGCTGGCGATCGCGGCCAGTGCGCAGCCATCGATGCCGATGGGCCCCGAGGAGGCGCGCCACCTGTTGCTGCGGACGAGCTTTCATGCTGCGCCCGGCGAGGTTCGGGCGCTTGCCGGGCTCACTCGCAGCGAAGCCGTGGATTGGCTGCTGGACAGCGCGCGAACGGCGCCCAGCACGCACCCGAGCCCTGAGCTCGACCGCTGGACGCCGCGCTCGGAGCTGCGCGCCATGAGCCCGCAGGACCGGCGCGCCCGGTTGCGGCACACGATCGAGCAGGGCCAGGCGCTGCGCGGATGGTGGTTCGGCGAAATGCTTGCCACACCCTCGTCCTTCACCGAGCGCATGACGCTTTTCTGGCACAACCACTTCGTCTCCAGCTTGCGCAAAGTGCGCCCGACGCGTCTCATGTATCGACAGAACCTGCTGCTGCGCCGCCACGCGCTCGGCAGCTTCCGCGACATGCTGCATGCCGTCGCGCGCGATCCGGCGATGATCCTGTACCTGGACAACGCCTCGAACCGCAAGGGCAAGCCCAACGAGAACTTCGCCCGCGAGGTGATGGAGCTGTTCACGCTCGGCGAAGGCAACTACAGCGAGCAGGACGTGAAGGAAGCCGCGCGCGCTTTTACCGGCTGGGGGATCGACGGTGAGACCGGCGCGTTCCGGTTCCGGCCCGCCTTGCATGACGGCGGGGTGAAGACGATTCTCGGCCGCAGCGGCGCCTTCGACGGCGACGAAGTGCTCGATATCCTGCTTGCGCAACCGCAAACGGCCGAGTCGATCGTGCGCAAGCTTTGGCGCGAGTTCGTCTCGCCCGATCCCGATCCGGACGAGATCCGTCGCCTGGCCGACATATTCCGCCGTACAGGCTACGACGTCCGCGCGGCGATGCGGGCGTTGCTGACCTCGGAGGCGTTCTTCGCAGAAGCCAATCGCGCAACCCTGGTGAAGTCGCCCGTGGAGCTGCTGGTCGGAACATTGCGGCAATTTCGCTTCGATGTCGGCGACGTGTATCCCTTCGTCGTCATCAGCCGTCAGCTCGGGCAGGATCTGATGGCGCCACCCAATGTGAAAGGCTGGCCCGGCGGCGAAGCTTGGATCAACGCCGGCACGCTGCTCGCGCGCAAGCAGATCATGGAGCGGCTGTTTCGGAATGGCGAACGCAGCCCTTCGGCTGCGACGGCAACACCGGCGGCGATGGCCGGAAATTCGATGGCCGGAAATTCGATGACTGGCAATGCGATGGCCGGAAATGCGATGGCCGGAAATGCGATGGCCGGAAATGCGATGGCCGGAAATGCGAATGCGATGGCCGCGCCCGCGCCCACCCGTTACCAGAAAGCGATGCGATCGGTCCGGTTCGACCCGGCGCGTTGGGCGTCGCAGCTCGAGCGCGGCACGGTGGACGAGATCGAAGCGGCGATGCTGCCCGCGCGACCGCTGAATCCCGTCACGCGCGCGCCGGACCAGCTGGCCTTGGTGCGCCAGCTGGCGCTCGATCCTGTCTATCAACTGAAGTAG
- the ompR gene encoding two-component system response regulator OmpR, translating into MTEKRTKILVIDDDLRLRDLLHRYLSEQGFAVQTAPDAGAMDRLLNRELFDLLVLDLMLPNEDGLAACRRLRGAGNTVPIIMLTAKGDEVDRIVGLEMGADDYLPKPFNPRELVARIHAVLRRRQPPPPPGAPALEEQAVSFGAFTLDLGTRTLTRGKEEVPLTTGEFALLKVLATHPREPLSRDKLMELARGREFEAFDRSIDVQISRLRRLIEPDPARPAFIQTVWGFGYVFVPDGRKREEKPAKG; encoded by the coding sequence ATGACGGAAAAAAGAACCAAGATCCTGGTCATCGACGACGATCTGAGGTTGCGCGACCTGCTGCATCGGTACCTGAGCGAACAGGGTTTCGCGGTCCAGACCGCGCCCGACGCGGGCGCGATGGATCGGCTGCTCAATCGCGAGCTGTTCGATCTGCTGGTGCTCGATCTGATGCTTCCGAACGAAGACGGCCTGGCGGCCTGCCGGCGCCTGCGCGGAGCCGGCAATACGGTTCCGATCATCATGCTGACCGCCAAGGGCGACGAGGTCGATCGCATCGTCGGGCTCGAAATGGGCGCCGACGACTATCTGCCCAAGCCTTTCAACCCGCGCGAGCTGGTGGCGAGAATCCACGCGGTGCTGCGCCGGCGCCAACCGCCGCCCCCGCCCGGGGCGCCGGCGCTGGAGGAGCAGGCGGTGAGCTTCGGCGCCTTCACACTCGATCTCGGCACGCGCACGCTCACGCGCGGCAAGGAGGAAGTGCCGCTCACGACCGGCGAGTTCGCGCTGCTGAAGGTGCTGGCGACCCATCCGCGCGAGCCGTTGTCGCGGGACAAGCTGATGGAGCTCGCGCGCGGACGCGAATTCGAGGCGTTCGACCGTTCGATCGACGTGCAGATCTCGCGGCTGCGGCGCCTGATCGAGCCCGATCCAGCCCGCCCCGCGTTCATCCAGACGGTCTGGGGATTCGGCTACGTGTTCGTGCCCGATGGCCGCAAGCGCGAGGAAAAACCGGCCAAGGGATGA
- a CDS encoding HAMP domain-containing protein: protein MIAPAALLPRSLLWRTFLLITLLLLVSLIAWITVVDLSEREPRAQAAARWIVSIVNLTRAALITAAPDKRIPLLRDLSQREGIRVYSSSDHEEPLLDLPDSARNRIILREVQDDLGDDTQLKLEQEGVSSFLVSFRIDDEQYWLALPRGRIERPIRWEWIGWSALAAWLAMLGAWYIVSRINSPLRALTDAAAALAGGERPQPMAETGATELRTLAGAFNRMTAALQQAETERALLLAGVSHDLRTPLSRLRLAVEMSIDHDSAMKAGMVQDIEDMDAIIDQFLDFARDQSGEGIEPGGDLNAIVRSVVARYERRQQPVSARLSELPPIPLRPAAIQRLLVNLIENALRHSGTAVEVETRLEDGNVVVAVGDRGPGIAAGEAQRMLQPFTRMEASRSGATGSGLGLAIVQRIAALHRGRVELLPRPGGGLEARVTLPLPPG, encoded by the coding sequence ATGATCGCGCCCGCTGCCCTGTTGCCGCGCTCGCTGTTATGGCGCACCTTTCTCCTGATCACGCTGCTGCTTCTGGTGAGCCTGATCGCGTGGATTACGGTAGTTGATCTCTCCGAGCGCGAGCCGCGCGCCCAGGCAGCGGCACGCTGGATCGTCAGTATCGTCAACCTGACGCGCGCCGCGCTCATTACTGCTGCGCCGGATAAGCGAATCCCGCTGCTGCGCGATCTGTCGCAGCGCGAGGGCATCCGGGTCTACTCGTCGAGCGACCACGAAGAACCGCTGCTCGATCTGCCCGACTCGGCGCGCAACCGCATCATCCTGCGCGAGGTGCAGGATGATTTGGGCGACGACACGCAGCTCAAGCTCGAGCAGGAGGGCGTCTCCAGTTTTCTGGTCAGCTTTCGCATCGACGATGAGCAATACTGGCTCGCGTTGCCGCGCGGGCGCATCGAGCGCCCGATCCGTTGGGAATGGATCGGCTGGAGCGCGCTGGCGGCATGGCTCGCCATGCTCGGCGCCTGGTACATCGTTTCTCGCATCAACTCGCCTCTGCGCGCTCTGACCGATGCTGCCGCGGCGCTCGCCGGGGGCGAGCGCCCGCAGCCGATGGCGGAGACGGGAGCCACCGAGCTGAGAACCTTGGCCGGCGCATTCAACCGCATGACGGCGGCGTTGCAGCAGGCCGAGACCGAGCGCGCGCTGCTGCTCGCCGGCGTATCGCATGACTTGCGCACACCGTTGTCGCGGCTGCGGCTCGCGGTCGAAATGAGCATCGATCACGACTCGGCGATGAAAGCCGGCATGGTGCAGGATATCGAGGACATGGACGCCATCATCGACCAGTTCCTCGACTTCGCCCGCGACCAATCCGGCGAGGGCATCGAACCGGGCGGCGACCTGAACGCGATCGTGCGTTCGGTCGTGGCGCGCTACGAGCGCCGGCAACAACCCGTAAGCGCACGCCTGAGCGAGCTTCCGCCGATACCGCTGCGCCCGGCTGCCATCCAGCGCCTGCTCGTCAACCTGATCGAAAACGCGCTGCGCCACTCCGGCACTGCGGTGGAGGTCGAAACCCGCCTGGAAGACGGCAATGTCGTAGTCGCAGTGGGCGATCGCGGCCCCGGCATTGCAGCCGGCGAGGCACAGCGCATGCTGCAGCCGTTCACGCGCATGGAAGCTTCGCGTAGCGGCGCCACCGGGTCGGGTCTCGGGCTTGCCATCGTCCAGCGCATCGCGGCGCTGCACCGCGGGCGCGTCGAGTTGTTGCCACGGCCGGGAGGCGGCCTGGAAGCGCGTGTGACCTTGCCGCTGCCGCCCGGGTGA
- a CDS encoding host attachment protein gives MARTWILVANASQASVYLNEGPNKGLTRLKTLEHAASREKGADLTTDRPGQQQGPNAGRGSLVGAKSPKEVEAERFALQVARELDHGRTKNAYQRLILVASPHFMGLINQHLDAHVRQLVSDSIEKDYTKISEKELTGHLEGCIFL, from the coding sequence ATGGCACGCACCTGGATTCTCGTCGCCAACGCCTCGCAAGCAAGCGTCTACCTGAACGAAGGTCCGAACAAGGGCCTCACACGGCTGAAGACGCTGGAGCATGCAGCCAGCCGTGAGAAGGGCGCCGATCTCACCACCGACCGGCCTGGCCAGCAGCAAGGACCGAATGCCGGGCGCGGCTCCTTGGTCGGAGCCAAGTCGCCGAAGGAAGTCGAGGCCGAGCGTTTCGCTCTGCAAGTTGCGCGCGAATTGGACCACGGACGCACGAAAAATGCGTATCAGCGCCTGATCCTGGTCGCCTCACCGCATTTCATGGGACTGATCAATCAGCATCTCGATGCTCATGTGCGGCAACTCGTGAGCGATTCGATCGAGAAGGACTACACCAAGATCAGCGAAAAGGAGCTGACCGGGCACCTGGAGGGGTGCATTTTTCTCTGA
- a CDS encoding cyclic nucleotide-binding domain-containing protein, protein MAGRYPRAGAIGAQWGPARLPAARALDACRLSRYARLATPGGKRLEYAHVFMNASRAAVTPSADALLLPHWSEPDWMALLSRTTLRRVAASEIIIARGTEERCLYFTVAGEYEVGGAYIGGMSFTSLARIPTGSVFGEQSFFDGLPRSANVWAHATGELLVLPFEGYAALAAAAPALARDLAFALARILSLRLRSTTVRVH, encoded by the coding sequence ATGGCAGGTCGATACCCTCGCGCTGGTGCAATCGGTGCGCAGTGGGGGCCGGCTCGTTTACCAGCCGCTCGAGCGCTGGACGCTTGCCGACTGAGCCGCTATGCTCGCCTGGCAACTCCCGGAGGAAAGCGCTTGGAATATGCGCACGTGTTCATGAACGCTTCGCGCGCGGCGGTTACGCCGTCGGCCGATGCGTTGCTGCTTCCGCACTGGTCCGAGCCGGATTGGATGGCGCTGCTCTCGCGCACGACGTTGCGTCGCGTGGCGGCGAGCGAAATCATCATCGCCCGGGGTACCGAGGAGCGCTGCCTGTATTTCACGGTCGCGGGCGAGTACGAAGTGGGCGGTGCGTACATCGGTGGCATGAGCTTCACGTCGCTCGCCCGCATTCCGACCGGCAGCGTGTTCGGCGAACAATCGTTCTTCGACGGCCTGCCGCGCTCGGCCAACGTCTGGGCGCATGCGACCGGGGAATTGCTCGTCCTGCCGTTCGAAGGCTACGCGGCGCTTGCGGCGGCTGCGCCCGCGCTGGCGCGCGACCTGGCGTTTGCATTGGCTCGCATCCTGTCGCTGCGGCTGCGAAGCACGACGGTGCGCGTGCACTGA
- the thpR gene encoding RNA 2',3'-cyclic phosphodiesterase, whose amino-acid sequence MCPDASARAGMRSADAEPRLRAFFALWPPEAVRSELLGWAQACRASTEGRLVRRENLHATLAFLGEIDRGRLPELAVLAQEIVAERFELVLDRVGYWPHNRIVYATAESMPAPLSALAGALALRLAGAGFRIEERPYFAHVTLLRAARRAPAGVRVASLLWQVDTLALVQSVRSGGRLVYQPLERWTLAD is encoded by the coding sequence ATGTGCCCTGATGCCAGCGCCCGGGCCGGAATGCGGTCTGCGGACGCAGAGCCCAGGCTGCGTGCATTCTTCGCGCTCTGGCCGCCCGAAGCGGTTCGAAGCGAGCTCCTCGGCTGGGCGCAAGCCTGCCGCGCGAGCACGGAAGGCCGGCTCGTGCGGCGCGAGAATCTGCACGCAACGCTTGCGTTCCTGGGCGAGATCGATCGCGGCCGCTTACCCGAGCTCGCTGTGCTGGCGCAGGAGATCGTTGCCGAGCGCTTCGAGCTCGTGCTGGATCGCGTCGGCTACTGGCCCCACAACCGGATCGTGTACGCGACGGCCGAATCCATGCCGGCGCCATTGTCCGCGTTGGCGGGGGCACTGGCGCTGCGCCTTGCCGGGGCGGGATTTCGCATCGAGGAGCGCCCTTATTTCGCGCACGTGACGTTGCTGCGCGCGGCGCGCCGGGCGCCAGCCGGTGTTCGCGTTGCGTCCCTGCTATGGCAGGTCGATACCCTCGCGCTGGTGCAATCGGTGCGCAGTGGGGGCCGGCTCGTTTACCAGCCGCTCGAGCGCTGGACGCTTGCCGACTGA
- a CDS encoding 2-C-methyl-D-erythritol 2,4-cyclodiphosphate synthase, with the protein MRIGQGFDVHALGSGRKLVIGGVEIAHDKGLIGHSDADVLAHAICDALLGAAALGDIGRHFPDTDPRYRDADSMALLAEVMRRVRASGWEALNVDATIIAQAPRMAPHIPRMEQRLRECIGGECAVNVKAKTMERLGAIGRGEGIAAEAIALLRPLATP; encoded by the coding sequence ATGCGGATAGGGCAGGGGTTCGACGTGCACGCGCTGGGGAGCGGACGCAAGCTCGTGATCGGTGGCGTCGAAATCGCGCATGACAAAGGCCTCATCGGCCATTCCGATGCGGACGTGCTGGCGCACGCGATCTGCGACGCGCTGCTCGGCGCCGCCGCGCTGGGCGATATCGGCCGCCACTTTCCCGACACCGATCCACGCTACCGCGACGCCGACAGCATGGCGCTGCTCGCCGAGGTGATGCGGCGCGTGCGCGCAAGCGGCTGGGAGGCGCTCAACGTCGATGCGACCATCATCGCGCAGGCGCCGCGCATGGCGCCTCATATTCCGCGCATGGAGCAGCGGCTGCGCGAGTGCATCGGGGGCGAATGCGCCGTGAACGTGAAAGCGAAGACCATGGAGCGGCTCGGCGCGATCGGACGCGGCGAAGGCATCGCAGCCGAAGCGATCGCCTTATTGCGCCCGCTCGCCACGCCCTGA
- a CDS encoding 2-C-methyl-D-erythritol 4-phosphate cytidylyltransferase has product MDGGHFAIVPAAGSGSRFGAAKPKQYSSLAGRSMLEHAVRALAGHPSIECTFVVLAPGDSDFAACDWNALGGAVAPLYCGGPTRACSVFNALVALRDRIQPQDWILVHDAARPCLTRAELDRLLGEADADDVGGLLALPVTDTLKCADPADRVVSTQPRDALWRALTPQMFRYGLLVEALYKTRSSNPTDESAAIEALGLRPRLVPGAATNIKVTYPEDIALAEQILASRAEDRCG; this is encoded by the coding sequence ATGGATGGTGGTCATTTCGCAATCGTCCCCGCCGCCGGCAGCGGTTCACGTTTCGGTGCAGCGAAACCCAAGCAGTATTCTTCCCTAGCTGGTCGCAGCATGCTCGAGCACGCGGTTCGCGCGCTCGCCGGTCACCCCTCCATCGAATGCACGTTCGTCGTGCTCGCCCCCGGGGATAGCGACTTTGCCGCTTGCGATTGGAATGCGCTGGGCGGCGCCGTCGCACCGTTGTATTGCGGCGGGCCGACCCGGGCGTGCAGCGTATTCAATGCGCTGGTCGCCTTGCGCGACCGCATCCAGCCGCAGGACTGGATCCTGGTGCACGACGCGGCACGGCCGTGCCTCACCCGCGCGGAGCTCGACCGGCTGCTGGGCGAAGCGGATGCGGACGACGTCGGCGGTCTGCTCGCCTTACCGGTCACAGATACGCTGAAATGCGCCGACCCGGCCGATCGGGTCGTATCGACCCAGCCGCGCGACGCGCTGTGGCGTGCGCTTACCCCGCAGATGTTTCGCTACGGCCTGCTGGTCGAGGCGTTGTACAAGACGCGATCGTCCAATCCGACCGACGAGTCGGCTGCGATCGAGGCGCTCGGCCTGCGCCCGCGCCTGGTGCCCGGCGCCGCCACCAACATCAAGGTGACATACCCCGAGGACATCGCGCTCGCCGAGCAGATCCTGGCGAGCCGCGCGGAGGACCGATGCGGATAG
- the amrB gene encoding AmmeMemoRadiSam system protein B — protein MPSTRPPAVAGTFYPAEARTLGAEIDAMLAAVATRPEATTPKALIVPHAGYVYSGPVAASAYARIAGARARNVSAHPRNASAHPRNASAHPRIRRVVLLGPVHRVPVRGLALPGVEAFETPLGRVALDTDACTRLRALPQVVESPAAHRLEHSLEVHLPFLQRVLDDFTLVPLAVGDATAEEVAQVLDSLWGGDETLIVISSDLSHYLPYDRARAVDSETAAMIVALRSDIEHDQACGGTPVNGLTLVAQRRGLSIELLDLRNSGDTAGGRERVVGYGAFAVAAEARIGAGTGSTLIGIARAAIGEKLGASASVHRPAPWLERPGATFVTLTCENALRGCIGSLEARRSLALDVRENALAAAFRDPRFKPLTAQEWARTSVEISLLSALEALPLDDESQVLQRLRPGVDGLVLEFGHHRGTFLPQVWEQLPEPASFLTNLKRKAGLPPDFWEPEMRLSRYTVSKWREQDLA, from the coding sequence ATGCCCAGCACCCGACCACCGGCCGTTGCCGGAACGTTCTATCCCGCCGAGGCCCGCACCCTGGGTGCCGAGATCGATGCGATGCTCGCAGCTGTCGCCACGCGCCCCGAGGCGACAACGCCCAAGGCGCTGATCGTGCCGCACGCCGGCTATGTCTATTCCGGGCCAGTCGCGGCCTCGGCCTATGCGCGCATTGCGGGCGCGCGTGCACGCAATGTGAGCGCGCATCCGCGCAATGCGAGTGCGCATCCGCGCAATGCGAGTGCGCATCCGCGCATTCGCCGCGTCGTTCTACTCGGCCCGGTGCATCGCGTGCCGGTCCGGGGCCTGGCCTTGCCGGGCGTCGAGGCGTTCGAGACGCCGCTTGGCCGGGTCGCGCTCGACACGGACGCATGCACGCGGCTGCGCGCATTGCCGCAGGTTGTCGAGAGCCCGGCCGCTCACCGCCTGGAGCATTCGCTGGAGGTTCACCTGCCGTTCCTGCAGCGGGTGCTGGACGACTTCACCCTTGTGCCGCTCGCCGTGGGCGATGCAACCGCCGAAGAAGTCGCCCAGGTGCTCGATTCACTCTGGGGCGGGGACGAGACGTTGATCGTGATCAGCTCCGACCTCTCCCACTACCTGCCCTACGATCGGGCACGTGCGGTCGACAGCGAGACCGCCGCCATGATCGTCGCGCTGCGCAGCGACATCGAGCACGACCAGGCGTGCGGCGGAACACCCGTCAATGGCTTGACCTTGGTTGCGCAGCGCCGCGGACTTTCGATCGAGCTGCTCGACTTGCGCAATTCGGGCGACACCGCGGGCGGCCGTGAGCGCGTGGTCGGCTATGGCGCCTTCGCCGTCGCTGCCGAGGCGCGCATCGGTGCGGGCACCGGATCGACGCTGATCGGCATCGCACGCGCCGCGATCGGCGAAAAGCTCGGCGCTTCGGCGTCCGTTCATCGACCGGCACCGTGGCTCGAGCGCCCGGGTGCGACGTTCGTGACGCTGACGTGCGAGAACGCCTTGCGCGGCTGCATCGGCTCGCTCGAAGCGCGCAGGTCGCTCGCGCTCGATGTGCGCGAGAACGCCTTGGCGGCAGCGTTTCGCGATCCGCGCTTCAAGCCGTTGACCGCGCAGGAATGGGCTCGCACCTCGGTGGAGATTTCGTTGCTCTCGGCGCTGGAAGCGCTGCCGCTCGACGACGAATCGCAGGTGCTGCAGCGCCTGCGCCCCGGCGTCGACGGGCTCGTGCTGGAGTTCGGCCATCATCGCGGCACGTTCCTGCCGCAAGTCTGGGAGCAGCTGCCGGAACCAGCGTCGTTCCTGACGAATCTCAAGCGCAAGGCCGGCCTGCCGCCGGACTTCTGGGAGCCGGAAATGCGGCTTTCGCGTTACACCGTGAGCAAGTGGCGGGAGCAGGATCTCGCCTGA